A portion of the Leptospira kobayashii genome contains these proteins:
- a CDS encoding S-adenosylmethionine decarboxylase, protein MCYWRFHTVKLKSRNQVVNRFSYLHKDLEVFEDEAGKAVVQTNASIKKGETVAVFGGKVVPSSALSSLGQEVFALPISENLFLVNPIHDDGPDAVHLIRHSSEPNCGFQGQIELIALRDIQAGEEVTYDSYMLNGAVLKQADDFAESIRKRYNGNFANFIQRQIDEDSNLRVFPMFQEGAWGLLTSLDVTDCSGALIRDADAIKRYVVELCELIDMKRFGETHVVHFGEDERVAGYSMFQLIETSCISAHFANDTNVAYIDIFSCKGYDPKVAAEFTRKFFEGKGMRINVCNRF, encoded by the coding sequence ATTTGCTACTGGAGGTTTCACACAGTGAAACTTAAATCAAGAAACCAAGTTGTGAATCGGTTTTCCTATCTTCACAAAGATCTGGAAGTATTCGAAGATGAGGCAGGCAAGGCTGTTGTCCAAACAAATGCTTCTATCAAAAAAGGCGAAACAGTCGCTGTATTTGGTGGAAAAGTTGTACCAAGCTCTGCACTTTCTAGTCTAGGCCAAGAAGTATTCGCACTTCCCATTTCCGAGAATTTATTTCTCGTAAATCCAATTCATGATGACGGTCCGGATGCAGTGCATCTCATCCGTCATAGTTCCGAACCAAACTGCGGATTCCAAGGGCAAATCGAATTGATTGCTCTTCGGGACATCCAAGCCGGTGAGGAAGTCACATACGACTCCTATATGTTAAATGGTGCCGTATTGAAGCAAGCTGATGATTTTGCAGAATCCATTCGTAAAAGATACAATGGAAATTTTGCGAACTTCATCCAACGTCAAATTGACGAAGACTCCAATCTCAGAGTTTTCCCTATGTTCCAAGAAGGTGCTTGGGGACTACTTACTTCTCTTGATGTAACTGATTGCAGCGGTGCTTTGATCCGTGATGCAGATGCCATCAAAAGATACGTGGTGGAACTTTGTGAGCTCATTGATATGAAACGATTTGGGGAAACTCACGTAGTTCATTTCGGAGAAGACGAAAGAGTGGCCGGTTACTCCATGTTTCAATTGATTGAAACATCTTGTATCTCCGCTCACTTTGCAAATGATACAAACGTAGCTTATATCGATATCTTTTCCTGCAAAGGATACGATCCGAAAGTAGC
- the speD gene encoding adenosylmethionine decarboxylase, which yields MKALGQHVIAELYECDPEMINNHELVETIMLEAAEVSGATVVNSTFHQFNPYGVSGCVVISESHFTIHTWPEYGYAAIDVFTCGDLIDNNKALLYMKEKFASKSISVVEMKRGLLNLPVEQIRVKPVGA from the coding sequence ATGAAAGCATTGGGACAACACGTAATAGCAGAACTTTATGAGTGCGATCCGGAAATGATCAACAACCACGAACTCGTTGAAACTATTATGCTAGAAGCAGCAGAAGTTTCAGGAGCAACAGTTGTGAACTCCACTTTCCACCAATTTAACCCGTACGGCGTTAGTGGGTGCGTTGTGATTAGTGAATCACATTTCACCATACATACATGGCCCGAATACGGATATGCTGCTATCGATGTTTTTACCTGCGGTGATCTGATCGACAACAACAAGGCTCTTTTGTACATGAAAGAGAAGTTTGCATCGAAATCTATTTCGGTGGTCGAGATGAAGCGCGGACTGCTCAACTTACCCGTTGAACAAATCCGAGTAAAGCCAGTCGGAGCGTAA